One window of the Sulfitobacter alexandrii genome contains the following:
- a CDS encoding polysaccharide biosynthesis/export family protein, with amino-acid sequence MPQTLKFGSLLLALLALGNCAGFDAPDNLEPVAAGDGYQAQYRTPDVDRKNAQFLRSASINAQKCRPARGGTGGKGTGIAAVALRGERLTRNDLVDVRIADDDTFSGDYVVSRDGTIKLPFLTPVLAQGRSTAEVESDIAAQLIAGDFFDDRPRISVRVADFASVTVGVSGAVFEPRSVEIGGVPGDQVDTRRQSALGASSEGRNLSAALRAAGGVRPDADISAVEVRRGGALYVLDMRGVFEGQNAVDIMLLTGDAVSVPSRGCFQEDLMRPSPISPPGVSLFLSNLTQPAAGNAPSAVGRDVREVPYGTRYMQAVIDTNCVGGARATSADRSAVLFSRNPITDVSVVIERDIEDLLRRADRDDYDPFLLPGDSIACYDSTITNIGEVGRVIGIVGLSAVAL; translated from the coding sequence ATGCCGCAGACCCTCAAATTCGGATCGCTGTTGCTGGCGTTACTTGCCTTGGGCAACTGCGCGGGCTTCGATGCGCCCGACAATCTCGAACCGGTGGCCGCCGGTGACGGGTATCAGGCCCAGTATCGGACGCCGGATGTGGACAGGAAGAACGCGCAATTCCTGCGCTCTGCCAGCATCAACGCCCAGAAATGCCGCCCCGCACGGGGCGGGACCGGCGGCAAGGGCACCGGTATCGCCGCTGTCGCCTTGCGGGGCGAACGCCTGACGCGCAACGATCTGGTCGACGTGCGCATCGCGGACGACGACACGTTCAGCGGCGACTACGTTGTCTCGCGCGATGGCACGATCAAGCTGCCTTTCCTGACGCCGGTCCTCGCGCAGGGCCGGTCGACGGCCGAGGTCGAAAGCGACATCGCGGCCCAGTTGATCGCGGGCGATTTCTTTGACGACCGACCGCGGATTTCCGTCCGGGTGGCGGATTTCGCCTCGGTGACCGTCGGCGTATCCGGCGCGGTGTTCGAACCGCGCAGCGTCGAGATCGGCGGCGTGCCAGGCGACCAGGTGGACACGCGCCGCCAGAGTGCGCTTGGTGCATCGAGCGAAGGGCGCAACCTGTCGGCGGCCCTGCGTGCGGCTGGCGGCGTTCGTCCCGACGCCGATATTTCGGCGGTCGAAGTCCGCCGGGGTGGCGCGCTTTACGTTCTCGACATGCGGGGCGTGTTCGAAGGCCAGAATGCCGTCGACATCATGCTGCTGACCGGCGATGCGGTGTCGGTGCCGAGCCGGGGCTGCTTTCAGGAAGACCTGATGCGCCCCAGCCCGATCAGCCCGCCGGGTGTGTCGCTTTTCCTGTCCAACCTGACCCAGCCCGCCGCCGGCAACGCCCCGTCCGCCGTTGGGCGCGACGTGCGCGAAGTGCCCTATGGCACGCGCTACATGCAGGCGGTGATCGACACCAACTGCGTTGGCGGGGCGCGCGCGACGAGCGCCGACCGCTCCGCCGTCCTGTTCTCGCGCAATCCGATCACCGATGTCTCGGTGGTGATCGAGCGCGATATCGAGGATCTGCTGCGCCGCGCGGACCGGGACGACTACGACCCGTTCCTGCTGCCGGGAGATTCCATCGCCTGCTACGACAGCACCATCACCAATATCGGCGAAGTCGGCAGGGTGATCGGGATCGTCGGCCTGTCCGCCGTGGCGTTGTAA
- a CDS encoding WecB/TagA/CpsF family glycosyltransferase, whose translation MKHAAFTSDFDLSRPVEPACLPTMHLPALDLDLVDATPERTIDHLLAPGRRRVFFMNAHCCNVRRRDAAYAQAVARADVLLPDGIGVELAAKMTGQKLTANLNGTDLVPALLKKAARFGKSVYLFGGTPGTADAAAANLSHAIPGLRIAGTSNGFADAADAEAVIADINDSGADIVLVALGVPMQELWLDRYAHRLNAPLTLAVGALFDFLAGTVVRAPEVVRRARLEWVWRLAQEPRRLAKRYLAGNVSFLAHAGFRVAARTSVADVQRRFLDITVSASALLLLSPLLALTALAIKADSHGPVFFRQTRVGRNGKPFTILKFRSMTTDAEARRAEILTSSDREGVCFKSRTDPRVTRVGRIIRRYSIDELPQIINVLRGEMAIVGPRPALPCEVEAYPKRALGRLAVKPGITGVWQVSGRATVGFDQMVEMDLSYASSRTLLLDLVLILRTFGAVASGRGAY comes from the coding sequence ATGAAACACGCTGCCTTCACCTCCGACTTCGACCTTTCCCGTCCCGTTGAACCGGCTTGCCTGCCGACGATGCACCTGCCTGCCCTCGACCTCGATCTGGTCGACGCGACGCCCGAACGCACGATCGACCATCTGCTCGCCCCCGGCCGTCGCCGGGTGTTCTTCATGAACGCGCATTGCTGCAACGTGCGCAGACGGGATGCGGCATACGCCCAGGCCGTGGCGCGCGCCGACGTTCTGCTGCCAGACGGCATCGGCGTCGAGCTGGCGGCAAAGATGACGGGTCAGAAACTGACCGCCAATCTCAATGGAACCGACCTCGTTCCGGCGCTGCTCAAGAAGGCGGCCCGCTTCGGCAAGTCGGTCTACCTGTTCGGCGGCACCCCCGGCACCGCGGACGCGGCGGCGGCAAACCTGAGCCACGCCATCCCCGGACTGCGGATTGCCGGAACCTCCAACGGCTTTGCCGATGCCGCCGACGCCGAAGCGGTCATCGCAGACATCAATGACAGCGGCGCCGACATCGTGCTCGTCGCCTTGGGCGTGCCGATGCAGGAGCTTTGGCTGGACCGGTACGCCCACCGCCTGAACGCCCCGCTGACCCTCGCGGTCGGCGCGCTGTTCGATTTCCTGGCCGGTACGGTCGTGCGCGCACCCGAAGTCGTGCGTCGCGCGAGATTGGAATGGGTCTGGCGGCTGGCACAGGAGCCGCGTCGCCTGGCCAAACGCTACCTCGCGGGCAACGTCTCGTTTCTGGCCCACGCCGGGTTCCGTGTCGCCGCGCGGACGTCGGTGGCAGACGTGCAGCGCCGGTTCCTGGACATCACCGTGTCGGCCAGCGCGCTCCTGCTGCTTTCCCCGCTGCTGGCGCTGACGGCGCTGGCGATCAAGGCCGACAGCCACGGGCCGGTCTTCTTCCGGCAGACACGCGTGGGTCGTAACGGCAAGCCCTTCACGATCCTCAAGTTCCGGTCCATGACCACGGATGCCGAAGCCCGGCGCGCCGAGATCCTGACATCTTCCGACCGCGAAGGCGTCTGCTTCAAGTCGCGCACCGATCCGCGTGTCACCCGCGTGGGAAGGATCATCCGCCGGTATTCCATCGACGAACTGCCGCAGATCATCAACGTGCTGCGCGGCGAGATGGCGATCGTCGGCCCGCGTCCCGCGCTGCCCTGCGAGGTCGAGGCCTATCCCAAGCGCGCCCTCGGCCGGCTCGCGGTGAAACCGGGCATCACCGGCGTCTGGCAGGTGTCGGGCCGCGCGACGGTCGGTTTCGACCAGATGGTCGAGATGGACCTCTCCTATGCCTCCTCCCGGACGCTGCTGCTGGATCTCGTGCTGATCCTCAGGACCTTCGGTGCGGTCGCCTCCGGCCGCGGCGCCTACTGA
- a CDS encoding glycosyltransferase family 2 protein, whose amino-acid sequence MPLFSIILPCFNAEATITDTLASLSAQSFADWEAICVDDGSTDATAFLVRKAARRDPRIRLVSNTGKGPSDARNMGALACASGDLLAFCDADDLFVPGKLSHLRDILSDRSIDAVFGRIGFFQSVPGDSGVFSTVPARDLTIDMLLGENPVCTMSNITVRRGVFERSGGFDPAMVHNEDLDWLIRLVGLGARVVGVDLLHTWYRTSPGGLSTDLDAMLAGRARAVETAASFGVRPSNRSHAIHHRYLARRALRMADSRTAPLRHTVHGMIRSPAGFLCPPRRGVPTFLGALAALLLPRAFRQSLFS is encoded by the coding sequence ATGCCCCTCTTCTCGATAATCCTGCCCTGCTTCAACGCCGAAGCCACCATCACCGACACGCTCGCCAGCCTGTCCGCGCAGAGCTTTGCCGACTGGGAGGCGATCTGCGTCGACGACGGATCGACCGATGCGACCGCCTTCCTCGTGCGCAAGGCCGCGCGGCGCGATCCGCGTATCAGGCTTGTCAGCAATACCGGCAAGGGCCCCAGCGACGCCCGCAACATGGGCGCCCTGGCCTGCGCGTCGGGCGATCTGCTGGCGTTCTGCGATGCGGACGACCTGTTCGTTCCCGGCAAGCTGAGCCATCTGCGCGATATCCTGAGCGACCGCAGCATTGACGCCGTATTTGGACGGATCGGGTTTTTCCAGAGTGTACCGGGCGACAGCGGTGTCTTTTCGACCGTCCCTGCCCGAGACCTGACGATAGACATGCTTCTGGGCGAAAACCCGGTCTGCACCATGTCCAACATCACCGTGCGGCGGGGCGTCTTCGAACGGTCCGGCGGCTTCGATCCGGCGATGGTGCACAACGAGGATCTGGACTGGCTCATCCGGCTGGTCGGCCTCGGGGCGCGCGTCGTCGGCGTGGATCTGCTCCATACCTGGTATCGCACCAGCCCCGGCGGCCTCTCGACCGACCTCGACGCGATGCTTGCCGGGCGCGCGCGGGCGGTCGAAACGGCGGCATCCTTTGGCGTGCGCCCCTCGAACAGAAGTCACGCCATCCACCACCGGTACCTTGCCCGCCGCGCCCTGCGCATGGCGGACAGCCGTACCGCGCCCCTGCGTCACACGGTTCACGGCATGATCCGCAGCCCGGCCGGTTTCCTGTGTCCGCCGCGCCGGGGCGTACCGACATTCCTGGGCGCACTGGCGGCCCTGCTGCTACCCCGCGCCTTTCGCCAATCCCTCTTCTCCTGA
- a CDS encoding ATP-binding protein, giving the protein MRYLKNTPIRLRLFIMLLLGIVGVAAILYMSIAVARDLRLLNSARSDNVQWTLSQTEVEFLEYQMHLGLLAAGAEPDLKTLRREFDIFYSRISTLRQASTYANLRDLPAFSRNLRIVETFLSRSVDGIDAPDAELIARLPELLQLATDVRPNVRMLANSGLNHFAEDSDRRRNNVAVTLTQLAGAVTALLVTLLFLALYLAYLNRQNSRRRAEAVQASARMKIVTGTALDAVVVSDSHGRILDFNAAAEQIFGHAARDAIGADLGMLLVPDHHRDAHVAGMARLRADGEKRMVGKGRVKLEAKRANGEIFPVELAIQSADTDEGEIFIAFLRDISHRVRAEAELVAARDRALAGEKAKTDFLATMSHEIRTPLNGLLGNLALLRDTRLSARQMRSVRNMETSGKLLMSHISDVLDITKYDAGKLRLRPVAMNISTLLQDIVDNQSGAAAAHNTTLEWGWIGPSADWICADRDRIQHILMNVIGNSVKFTRDGRITIEAQVLDNDTGAPRLQIDVSDTGIGMDKALQAQIFDDFMTGDSSYDRDVGGTGLGLGIARRFVKALGGEIEVESEPGVGSTFSIRFPVETMEPPNTHPDIRKPGAPASPKRILLVEDNEINRVVAREMLTAAGHHVTEATNGKRAVELAESEPFDLIFMDISMPVMDGRQATREIRAGQGAAAQTPIVALTANAMAEEQEAFLSDGMNDILTKPLTRDGLLRVIANHTEARTEITASRTDHSNAVAQAYLDDLRATLGIDALAPLLDRFKVEVDDTLAFLKNHPRHTAADIASRAHRIAGSAATLGAVELRTGLLKVEEAAKAGNADAMAEAIDALSAIWSATRPQMRADRRRTLR; this is encoded by the coding sequence GTGCGATACCTGAAGAACACCCCGATCCGGCTTCGGCTTTTCATCATGCTGCTGCTCGGCATCGTGGGCGTGGCGGCGATCCTCTACATGTCGATCGCCGTCGCCCGTGACCTGCGCCTGCTCAACTCGGCCCGGTCCGACAACGTGCAATGGACGCTGTCGCAGACCGAGGTCGAGTTTCTCGAATACCAGATGCACCTCGGGCTGCTGGCCGCCGGGGCGGAGCCCGACCTGAAGACCCTGCGCCGCGAGTTCGATATCTTCTACAGCCGGATCTCCACCCTGCGGCAGGCGTCGACCTATGCAAACCTGCGCGACCTTCCGGCGTTCTCGCGCAATCTCAGGATCGTCGAGACGTTCCTGTCCAGATCCGTTGACGGGATCGACGCCCCCGACGCGGAGCTGATCGCCCGGTTGCCCGAGCTTTTGCAGCTTGCCACGGACGTCCGGCCAAACGTCAGGATGTTGGCGAACTCCGGCCTGAACCACTTCGCCGAGGATTCCGACCGCCGCCGCAACAACGTCGCCGTCACGCTGACCCAACTGGCCGGGGCGGTCACCGCGCTGCTTGTCACGCTCCTGTTCCTCGCGCTGTATCTCGCCTATCTGAACCGGCAGAATTCACGCCGCCGGGCGGAAGCCGTCCAGGCGAGCGCGCGCATGAAGATCGTCACCGGCACGGCACTCGATGCCGTGGTCGTCAGCGATAGCCACGGCCGCATCCTCGACTTCAACGCGGCGGCGGAACAGATCTTCGGCCACGCCGCCCGGGACGCCATCGGTGCGGATCTCGGGATGCTGCTCGTTCCGGATCATCACCGTGACGCCCATGTCGCCGGCATGGCGCGCCTGCGCGCCGATGGCGAAAAGCGCATGGTCGGCAAGGGCCGTGTCAAGCTGGAGGCCAAGCGCGCCAACGGGGAAATCTTTCCCGTCGAACTCGCGATCCAGTCTGCCGACACGGACGAAGGAGAAATCTTCATCGCGTTCCTGCGCGACATCTCCCATCGCGTCAGGGCCGAGGCCGAGCTGGTCGCGGCGCGGGACCGCGCGCTTGCCGGGGAAAAGGCCAAGACCGACTTCCTGGCGACGATGAGCCATGAAATCCGGACACCTCTGAATGGCTTGCTGGGAAACCTCGCCCTTCTGCGCGACACCAGGCTCAGCGCCAGGCAGATGCGGTCGGTCAGGAACATGGAGACCTCGGGCAAGCTCCTGATGAGCCACATCTCGGACGTGCTCGACATCACGAAATACGACGCGGGAAAACTGCGGCTGCGGCCTGTCGCGATGAACATCAGCACGCTGTTGCAGGATATCGTCGACAACCAGAGCGGCGCTGCGGCGGCCCATAACACGACGCTGGAGTGGGGATGGATCGGCCCTTCGGCCGACTGGATCTGCGCTGACCGTGACCGGATCCAGCACATCCTGATGAACGTCATCGGCAACTCGGTGAAATTCACCCGCGACGGGCGCATCACGATAGAGGCGCAGGTTCTGGACAATGACACCGGCGCGCCCCGGTTGCAGATCGACGTGAGCGATACGGGCATCGGCATGGACAAGGCGCTTCAGGCGCAGATCTTCGACGACTTCATGACGGGCGACAGCTCCTACGACCGGGATGTCGGCGGCACCGGGCTCGGCTTGGGGATCGCACGGCGCTTCGTGAAGGCGCTGGGCGGCGAGATCGAGGTCGAGAGCGAACCTGGCGTCGGCAGCACCTTCAGCATCCGCTTCCCTGTCGAAACGATGGAACCGCCGAACACCCATCCTGACATCCGCAAACCGGGCGCACCCGCAAGCCCCAAACGCATCCTGCTGGTCGAGGATAACGAGATCAATCGCGTCGTCGCGCGCGAGATGCTGACCGCCGCCGGGCATCACGTGACCGAAGCGACGAACGGAAAACGCGCCGTCGAACTGGCGGAATCCGAACCCTTCGACCTGATCTTCATGGACATCAGCATGCCCGTCATGGACGGACGTCAGGCCACCCGCGAGATCCGCGCCGGTCAGGGGGCCGCGGCGCAGACGCCCATCGTGGCCCTGACCGCGAATGCCATGGCCGAGGAGCAGGAAGCTTTCCTGTCCGACGGGATGAACGACATCCTGACGAAACCCCTGACGCGGGACGGATTGCTTCGGGTGATCGCCAACCACACGGAAGCGCGCACCGAAATCACCGCCTCGCGCACTGACCACTCCAATGCCGTCGCGCAGGCCTATCTCGACGATCTCAGAGCGACGCTGGGAATCGACGCGCTTGCACCGTTGCTGGACCGGTTCAAGGTCGAAGTGGACGACACGCTGGCGTTTCTGAAAAACCACCCCCGGCACACAGCTGCCGACATCGCTTCCCGCGCGCACCGGATCGCGGGAAGCGCGGCCACGCTGGGCGCGGTCGAATTGCGGACCGGATTGCTGAAGGTGGAGGAAGCGGCCAAAGCCGGCAATGCCGACGCGATGGCAGAGGCGATCGATGCGCTTTCCGCCATCTGGAGCGCCACCCGCCCGCAGATGCGGGCGGACCGGCGCAGAACGCTGCGTTGA
- a CDS encoding oligosaccharide flippase family protein: MTPLNKLPQIAQNLFAYGASEVAAKASRLLVVVAVARSLDLAQIGVAAAALAAADILKALTENGVGQRIIAAPEDELPQTCATAHRIFWVWCVGLFLAQSAIGLALYATGASAELLMLILLLAGEYLFMPAGLVQTALAMRAGKLRQTAAISGAQIVGANVMSAALALLWPSALALILPRLLTAPFWLVAMRRLHPWTRDLRQGFAPLRPFLSFGWAVLGVELVKALRLQADKLIVGTLMGAEALGLYFMAFNAGLSLANSFSVAFSTVLFPHLCASTDKSLALRQSMLLAMGLITPAVVVQAVLAPYYVPILFGAGWEGLDLIVSILCLVAIPTTLWSATAGWLRATGRAHREFWVTGAMTVALMLNTALLAPFGLATVATGYAIVATVVMVGASLPALFLAFGPTVAKA; this comes from the coding sequence ATGACACCCCTCAACAAGCTTCCGCAGATCGCGCAAAATCTCTTTGCCTACGGCGCGTCCGAAGTGGCCGCCAAGGCGTCGCGGCTGCTGGTCGTCGTGGCGGTGGCCCGATCCCTCGATCTCGCGCAGATCGGCGTTGCGGCGGCCGCGCTGGCGGCGGCGGACATCCTCAAGGCGCTGACCGAGAACGGCGTCGGCCAGCGGATCATCGCTGCCCCCGAAGACGAGCTGCCGCAAACCTGCGCCACGGCGCACCGCATCTTCTGGGTCTGGTGCGTGGGACTGTTCCTCGCGCAGTCCGCGATCGGCCTCGCCCTCTATGCCACCGGCGCGAGTGCTGAACTGCTGATGCTGATCCTGTTGCTCGCGGGCGAATACCTGTTCATGCCCGCAGGTCTGGTGCAGACAGCGCTGGCCATGCGCGCGGGCAAGTTGCGCCAGACCGCCGCTATCTCGGGCGCGCAGATCGTGGGCGCGAACGTGATGTCAGCGGCGCTCGCGCTGCTCTGGCCCTCCGCGCTGGCGCTGATCCTGCCCCGGCTGCTGACCGCGCCCTTCTGGCTCGTGGCGATGCGCCGCCTGCATCCGTGGACCCGCGATTTGCGCCAAGGCTTCGCCCCCCTTCGTCCGTTCCTGAGCTTCGGCTGGGCCGTGCTGGGTGTCGAACTGGTCAAGGCGCTTCGGCTTCAGGCCGACAAGCTGATCGTCGGCACGCTGATGGGGGCCGAAGCGCTGGGTCTCTATTTCATGGCCTTCAACGCGGGCCTCAGCCTTGCGAATTCCTTTTCCGTCGCCTTCTCCACCGTGCTCTTTCCGCATCTCTGCGCCAGCACCGACAAATCCCTCGCCCTGCGTCAGAGCATGCTTCTCGCCATGGGCCTGATTACGCCTGCCGTGGTGGTCCAGGCCGTGCTCGCCCCCTATTACGTTCCGATCCTGTTCGGCGCGGGATGGGAGGGCCTCGACCTGATCGTGTCGATCCTCTGCCTCGTCGCAATCCCGACGACGCTTTGGTCCGCCACGGCGGGTTGGCTGCGGGCGACCGGCCGCGCACACCGCGAATTCTGGGTGACCGGCGCCATGACGGTCGCGCTGATGCTGAACACGGCGCTGCTGGCCCCCTTCGGCCTCGCCACCGTTGCCACAGGCTACGCCATCGTCGCGACGGTCGTCATGGTTGGCGCCTCCCTTCCCGCCCTGTTCCTGGCCTTTGGCCCGACCGTCGCAAAGGCCTGA
- a CDS encoding glycosyltransferase family 2 protein produces MTFASIVVPAFNVSATLAETLTSLLAQTYAAFEVIIVDDGSTDDTPRIAAQFAQDRRVRVIRQANRGLAGARNTGIAAARGDVIGFCDSDDLWRPEKLALHVAHLEAHPQVGVSYCGSALMNDAGVLTGQAQRPRLAQVDAATIFKRNPVGNGSAPVLRRAVLEDIAYRPRHEPSRDWYFDETFRQSEDIECWLRIALGTEWKFEGIPGLWTHYRIASGGLSAATDRQLAAWERMVEKLTPLNPAFFEVNTPVARAYQLRYLARRAISDLDAPRAAALSRAWVSQSRMPLIEEPVKSAVTLTAAAVLSVFGRQTLHRIIQFSTRLRRAEAA; encoded by the coding sequence ATGACCTTCGCTTCCATCGTCGTTCCCGCCTTCAACGTCTCCGCAACCCTCGCCGAGACGCTCACCTCCCTGCTCGCGCAGACCTATGCCGCGTTCGAGGTCATCATCGTCGACGACGGCTCGACCGACGACACACCGCGGATCGCCGCGCAATTCGCGCAGGACCGCCGTGTCCGGGTCATTCGTCAGGCCAATCGGGGCCTCGCCGGGGCGCGCAACACCGGGATCGCCGCGGCGCGCGGCGACGTGATCGGGTTCTGCGATTCCGATGACCTGTGGCGGCCCGAAAAGCTGGCCCTGCACGTCGCGCATCTCGAGGCGCACCCGCAGGTCGGCGTCAGCTATTGCGGCTCCGCGCTGATGAATGACGCGGGCGTGCTGACCGGGCAGGCACAGCGCCCCCGGCTCGCGCAGGTCGATGCCGCCACGATCTTCAAGCGCAACCCCGTCGGCAACGGCTCTGCCCCGGTGCTGCGCCGCGCCGTGCTGGAGGACATCGCCTACCGCCCGCGCCACGAGCCGTCGCGCGACTGGTATTTCGACGAAACCTTCCGCCAGTCCGAGGATATCGAATGCTGGTTGCGGATCGCTCTCGGCACCGAGTGGAAATTCGAGGGCATCCCCGGTCTTTGGACCCATTACCGCATCGCTTCGGGCGGGTTGTCCGCCGCCACCGACCGCCAGCTTGCCGCATGGGAGCGGATGGTTGAAAAGCTGACCCCGCTGAACCCGGCGTTCTTCGAGGTAAACACGCCGGTCGCGCGGGCCTATCAGCTGCGCTATCTTGCCCGCCGCGCCATCAGCGATCTCGACGCACCGCGCGCCGCTGCGCTGTCGCGGGCATGGGTGTCGCAATCGCGCATGCCGTTGATCGAGGAGCCGGTCAAATCCGCCGTGACCCTCACCGCAGCCGCCGTGCTGTCGGTGTTCGGTCGGCAGACCCTGCACAGGATCATCCAGTTTTCCACGCGCCTGCGCCGTGCGGAGGCCGCCTGA
- a CDS encoding glycosyltransferase, whose translation MPRLRVVHVVDDTTAGGVMRVLDHLMTAPALSRGATHSLKVVDRGAIFSGRIEADLIVSHLAVSWRVLPLLLSLRARHPAARLVHVEHSYTEAFVATNVIHTRRFALLLRAAYRLFDRVAAVSHAQGEWLQRSGAVPQSALTVIQSCVDLSAFRAIAPPTAPVRVFGAIGRLEKQKGFDTLIRAFRMTDRSDISLCIFGEGAEEASLRALAEDDARIHFKGFTHDPVAAMATVDAVAMPSVWEAYGLVAIEALAAGRRLLVNPVDGLRDHIPNGARAVGNGSVSAWKDAILDMAEAPSENAPDNIATSVRPEDNFAARWSDLFLEAALGRKEIAIS comes from the coding sequence ATGCCCCGGCTACGCGTCGTTCATGTGGTTGACGATACCACCGCAGGCGGTGTCATGCGGGTGCTCGATCATCTGATGACCGCGCCCGCGCTGTCCCGCGGCGCGACACACAGTCTAAAGGTCGTCGACCGCGGCGCGATCTTCTCGGGGCGCATCGAGGCGGACTTGATCGTCTCGCATCTTGCCGTCAGCTGGCGGGTTCTGCCCTTGCTCCTGAGCCTGCGCGCGCGCCACCCGGCGGCCCGTCTTGTCCATGTCGAACACAGCTACACCGAAGCGTTCGTGGCGACCAACGTCATCCACACGCGCCGCTTCGCGCTTCTTCTGCGCGCCGCCTATCGTCTCTTCGATCGTGTCGCCGCGGTCAGCCATGCGCAAGGGGAGTGGCTGCAGCGCAGCGGTGCCGTGCCACAGTCCGCGCTGACAGTCATACAATCCTGCGTGGATCTTTCTGCCTTCCGCGCCATCGCGCCGCCGACGGCACCCGTACGTGTGTTCGGCGCGATCGGGCGACTTGAGAAGCAGAAGGGCTTCGACACTCTGATCCGCGCGTTCCGGATGACGGACCGGTCGGACATCAGCCTCTGCATCTTCGGAGAAGGCGCCGAGGAGGCATCGCTCCGGGCGCTGGCCGAAGATGACGCCCGAATCCACTTCAAGGGTTTCACCCACGATCCCGTCGCGGCGATGGCCACGGTGGACGCCGTCGCCATGCCATCCGTCTGGGAAGCCTACGGCCTCGTAGCGATCGAGGCACTGGCAGCGGGGCGTCGTCTTCTGGTCAATCCGGTGGATGGCTTGAGAGATCACATCCCAAACGGCGCACGGGCTGTCGGCAACGGCTCCGTTTCCGCGTGGAAAGATGCGATTCTCGACATGGCTGAGGCACCGTCCGAAAATGCCCCCGACAACATCGCGACATCGGTCCGACCGGAGGACAATTTCGCGGCGCGATGGTCCGACTTGTTTCTGGAAGCCGCGCTCGGGCGCAAGGAGATCGCAATTTCATGA
- a CDS encoding molybdopterin-dependent oxidoreductase yields the protein MFRALFPALALVAASALSAGAEELAQPQGEVILTVSGPLATTNVDGTAQFDLEMLEALDATTFETTTIWTEGEHSFTGVSLDLLVDRLGLEGETLRATAINDYAIDIPLSDAVEGGPIVAYRMDGDTMSVRDKGPLWIVYPYDANPDYRTEVVYSRSIWQLDRIEVVE from the coding sequence ATGTTCCGTGCCCTGTTTCCCGCCCTTGCCCTTGTCGCGGCAAGCGCCCTGTCCGCCGGCGCCGAAGAACTCGCCCAGCCGCAGGGCGAGGTGATCCTGACCGTGTCCGGCCCGCTCGCGACCACCAACGTGGACGGAACGGCGCAGTTCGACCTCGAGATGCTCGAGGCGCTGGACGCGACCACCTTCGAGACGACAACGATCTGGACGGAAGGCGAACACAGCTTTACCGGCGTTTCGCTGGACCTGCTGGTCGACCGGCTGGGCCTCGAGGGCGAGACCCTGCGCGCCACGGCCATCAACGACTACGCCATCGACATCCCGCTGAGCGATGCGGTCGAGGGCGGCCCCATCGTCGCCTACCGGATGGACGGCGACACCATGTCGGTGCGCGACAAGGGCCCGCTCTGGATCGTGTATCCCTATGACGCCAATCCCGATTACCGCACCGAGGTCGTCTATTCGCGCAGTATCTGGCAACTCGACCGCATAGAGGTCGTGGAGTAA
- a CDS encoding UTP--glucose-1-phosphate uridylyltransferase — protein MTHIRKAVFPVAGMGTRFLPATKSIPKEMLPLVDRPLIQYAVDEARAAGIEEFIFVTAAGKGALEDYFDTAAALEQRLAAAGKTDALAALERARMPEGALSFVRQAAPLGLGHAVRLAQRLVGDEPFAVLLPDDVIRSPQGALTQMVAAHGRIRGHMVATMEVPRQDTSSYGILDVARESGRLARARGLVEKPRPELAPSCSAVVGRYILEPSIFARLSDLGPGAGGELQLTDAINADVHEIGVTGYRFEGERFDCGSVLGFVQATMAFALDRPDLQDGIERFLETKSAPRQYAA, from the coding sequence ATGACACATATTCGCAAGGCCGTCTTTCCCGTCGCCGGCATGGGCACCCGTTTCCTCCCCGCCACCAAGTCGATCCCCAAGGAGATGCTGCCGCTCGTCGACCGCCCGCTGATCCAGTACGCGGTGGACGAGGCCCGCGCCGCCGGGATCGAGGAGTTCATCTTTGTGACCGCCGCAGGCAAGGGCGCGCTGGAAGATTACTTCGATACCGCCGCGGCGCTTGAGCAGCGCCTCGCCGCCGCCGGCAAGACCGATGCGCTGGCAGCACTTGAGCGTGCGCGGATGCCCGAAGGCGCGCTGTCCTTCGTGCGCCAGGCGGCGCCTCTGGGATTGGGACACGCCGTGCGGCTGGCGCAGCGCCTCGTGGGGGACGAGCCCTTTGCCGTCCTGCTGCCCGACGACGTGATCCGGTCCCCGCAGGGCGCGCTGACCCAGATGGTGGCGGCGCACGGGCGGATACGTGGCCACATGGTCGCCACGATGGAGGTGCCGCGGCAGGATACATCTTCCTACGGGATCCTCGACGTGGCGCGGGAATCCGGCAGGCTGGCCCGCGCGAGGGGTCTGGTCGAGAAACCCCGCCCCGAACTGGCCCCCTCGTGCAGCGCGGTCGTCGGCCGCTACATCCTCGAGCCGTCGATCTTTGCCCGCCTGTCCGATCTCGGTCCCGGCGCGGGCGGCGAACTGCAGTTGACCGATGCGATCAACGCGGACGTCCACGAGATCGGCGTGACCGGATACCGCTTCGAAGGCGAGAGGTTCGATTGCGGGTCGGTGCTGGGCTTCGTCCAGGCGACGATGGCCTTCGCCCTGGACCGGCCCGACCTGCAGGACGGGATCGAACGCTTCCTCGAGACGAAGAGCGCCCCACGGCAATACGCCGCCTGA